CTTTCACAAGCCCTGCGTGATTCTAGGGGCGGAAGGGGACGAAGCCAAAGGCTCCGGACGGAGTGTGGCAGATGTCAACCTGGTGGATGTATTCCAGCGTTGCACGGATCTATTGGGGCACTGGGGTGGCCATCCCATGGCAGCCGGCGTTTCCTTGCCGGCGACCAATGTTCCGGAGTTTGCCCGGCGTTTCAATGAAAGCCTGCGTACCTTGTACCCGGCCGGCTTACCGGAACCCAGCCTGAAGTTGGCCGCTTGGTTGAGCCCGGATCAGCTTGGGGCGCGACTGCTTGGGGAGATGGATCGCCTGCATCCTTTCGGCCAGGGGAATCCGGAGCCGGTCTTCGGGATCCGCGAGATTGTTCTCGATGCGCCGCCACAGGCCTTCGGGCAGGGCAATTTCCGCTTTCGTTTGAATGTCCCCGAAGCTGCCAGTGTCGCCGGTGTGGCCTGGCGGATGGATGATGTGCCTGAAGCGGGTGAACCGATCGATATGGCGGTCCGTTTTGCCTGGAACTACTGGCGCAACAACCGCTACCCGCAACTGACCCTGGTCGACTGGAAATACAGCAGCTAGCCCGACCGGCTTTTGAACTCTACCGCGCACGCTTGCTAAAGCAATGCCCTGCGATTTTACTACCACTTTTGCTATGAGTGCACCTTCTTCTATCCTTCTGGGCGTCAATGTCGACCATTGTGCCACCATCCGTCAGGCCCGTTTCCGCGAGCATCCGCTGGACCATGGTGACGAGGTGGAACCGGATCCGGTGGCCTTTGCCTTGCTCTGTGAAAAGGCGGGGGCGGACGGCATCACCATGCACCTCCGGGAAGACCGTCGTCATGTGCAGGACAGTGACGTACAACGGGCGAGGGCGCAGATCGCCACGCGCCTGAACTTGGAAATGGCCTGCACGCCGGAGATGATCGCCTATGCGCTTGAGTTAAAGCCGGACTCTGTCTGCCTCGTGCCGGAGAGCCGCGAAGAGGTGACGACGGAGGGGGGCTTGGACATCTCCGGCCAGAAGTCGCGCGTCGCCGAGG
Above is a window of Coraliomargarita parva DNA encoding:
- a CDS encoding pyridoxine 5'-phosphate synthase; the encoded protein is MSAPSSILLGVNVDHCATIRQARFREHPLDHGDEVEPDPVAFALLCEKAGADGITMHLREDRRHVQDSDVQRARAQIATRLNLEMACTPEMIAYALELKPDSVCLVPESREEVTTEGGLDISGQKSRVAEVVAAMTEAGIITSLFIDPDPAQIEVAAELKSPWIELHTGAYANAYYHAGRQRELDTLKAGADLAHGLGLTVNAGHGINYVNIEEVLSIPHLHELNIGHTIISRALFVGIEQAVREMKAYLC